The Deltaproteobacteria bacterium genome includes a window with the following:
- a CDS encoding NAD-dependent epimerase/dehydratase family protein, which produces MQNFEGSKVLVVGGAGFVGANLVKALLNSEASCVLVVDNLLSSEPENLPLDDRLTLVTGSITDDSILGGLSDEWDYVFHLATYHGNQSSMADPLADHENNTLTTLKLCERVKNFKRIKKFVYSSAGCTVAEKTFEAASATQEDAPVSLYLDSPYQISKVIGEFYCNYYHARHGLPAVKARFQNVYGPGEVLGAGKWRGTPATVWRNVTPTFIYRAIRQWPLTLENEGIATRDFIYVDDIVEGLLLCALKGEPTGVYNLASGVETSIRELAETINLMAKNPTPPVLLPKRDWDRSGKRFGSTRKASETLGFSAKISLADGLSKTIAWTLQNLKFIETCMERHKANMPGGVMGP; this is translated from the coding sequence ATGCAAAATTTTGAAGGCTCGAAGGTGCTGGTGGTGGGCGGCGCGGGTTTCGTGGGGGCGAACCTCGTGAAGGCCCTTTTGAACAGCGAGGCAAGCTGCGTTTTGGTGGTGGACAACCTCCTTTCCTCAGAACCGGAAAACCTGCCTTTAGACGACAGGCTCACCCTGGTCACCGGCTCCATCACCGATGACTCCATTCTTGGCGGCCTTTCCGACGAGTGGGACTACGTGTTCCATCTGGCCACCTATCACGGAAACCAGAGCTCCATGGCCGACCCCCTGGCCGACCACGAGAACAACACCTTAACCACCTTGAAACTCTGCGAGCGGGTGAAGAATTTCAAGCGGATCAAGAAATTCGTCTATTCCTCGGCAGGCTGCACTGTGGCGGAAAAGACCTTCGAGGCGGCCTCGGCCACCCAGGAGGACGCCCCGGTCTCGCTCTACCTCGACAGCCCCTACCAGATATCGAAAGTGATCGGCGAGTTTTATTGCAATTATTATCACGCCCGCCACGGGCTCCCGGCTGTCAAGGCGCGTTTCCAGAACGTGTACGGGCCGGGCGAGGTGCTGGGCGCTGGAAAATGGCGGGGCACCCCGGCCACGGTGTGGCGCAACGTCACCCCCACCTTCATTTACAGGGCCATCAGGCAATGGCCCCTCACCCTTGAAAACGAGGGTATCGCCACCAGGGATTTCATCTACGTGGACGACATCGTGGAGGGCCTTTTGCTCTGCGCCTTGAAGGGCGAGCCAACTGGTGTCTATAACCTTGCCAGCGGGGTGGAAACCTCCATTCGGGAGCTTGCGGAAACCATCAACCTGATGGCGAAAAATCCGACGCCGCCTGTTCTTCTGCCCAAGAGGGACTGGGACCGGAGCGGCAAGCGCTTCGGCTCAACCCGGAAGGCAAGTGAAACCCTCGGTTTTTCAGCCAAAATAAGCCTTGCCGACGGCCTTTCGAAAACCATCGCCTGGACCCTTCAAAATCTTAAATTCATCGAAACCTGCATGGAGCGCCACAAGGCGAACATGCCGGGCGGAGTCATGGGGCCATGA
- a CDS encoding aldehyde ferredoxin oxidoreductase family protein, protein MAKGYMGKVLVVNLTTGEIKDEIIPDEVYENYLSGMGLGAYMLYKNIPAGADPLGPDNMLGIVSGLLTGTGSLFTGRWMVVGKSPLTGGWGDANCGGDFSPAIKRSGYDGFFFTGISKKPVYLEVSGGKAALKDASDLWGKDTVETEEALQSRATGNKKPKVACIGPAGEKLSLIAGVSNDGGRMAARSGLGAVMGSKKLKAVVVSGTAKIEAADKEKMKALSAATNKWVQFQPPFLPGTATFPVGALLRILPTGMAQDGMLYKVMLKKWGTVAMNQVSIEMGDSPIKNWKGSNKDFGALKSFSVNPDVFTARETKKYHCFSCPLGCGGICSMTGKFTHTHKPEYETVLALGGLLMNEDAESIFYLNEVLNRAGMDTISCGGAVAFAIECFERGIINEKDTDGLVLGWGKTEAIKSLVEMMVKREGIGDLLADGSAAAARKLGKCSDDYAVCAGGQELPMHDSRNDPGFGLAYVAEPAPGKHTIGSYLYYEMFQLWKVIKGLPKPWLFYPKSLKYRSGKDQAVMSKMCSSYMNVINGAGGCLFGSFIGAKRIRFFDWLNAATGWNKTPEEYIEIGERIQTIRQAFNVRHKVMPADVKINNRALGRPPQTEGANAGRSVPLETLASNYWAEFGWDDRTGIPTAGTLARLGIEAP, encoded by the coding sequence ATGGCCAAGGGATACATGGGCAAGGTTTTAGTGGTGAATCTAACCACCGGCGAGATCAAAGACGAGATCATTCCAGACGAGGTTTACGAAAACTACCTTTCCGGCATGGGCCTTGGCGCTTACATGCTTTATAAGAACATCCCGGCGGGCGCGGATCCGCTTGGCCCGGACAACATGCTGGGCATCGTCTCCGGGCTTCTTACGGGCACCGGAAGCCTTTTCACGGGCCGCTGGATGGTGGTTGGCAAAAGCCCGCTCACGGGCGGATGGGGCGACGCCAACTGCGGCGGAGATTTTTCACCGGCCATAAAGCGGAGCGGCTACGACGGCTTCTTCTTCACCGGCATCAGCAAAAAGCCAGTGTATCTCGAAGTCTCCGGCGGCAAGGCGGCCTTGAAGGACGCCTCCGACCTCTGGGGCAAGGACACTGTTGAGACCGAGGAAGCCCTTCAGTCCAGGGCAACCGGCAACAAGAAGCCCAAGGTGGCCTGCATCGGCCCTGCTGGCGAGAAGCTCTCGCTCATCGCGGGGGTTTCCAACGACGGCGGACGCATGGCGGCCCGCTCCGGCCTGGGTGCCGTGATGGGCTCCAAGAAATTGAAGGCCGTGGTGGTTTCCGGCACTGCCAAGATCGAGGCGGCTGACAAGGAAAAAATGAAGGCCCTTTCCGCCGCCACCAACAAGTGGGTGCAGTTTCAGCCGCCCTTTCTGCCGGGAACCGCAACCTTCCCGGTGGGCGCTCTCCTTCGCATCCTTCCCACCGGCATGGCCCAGGACGGAATGCTCTACAAGGTCATGCTCAAAAAATGGGGCACCGTGGCCATGAACCAGGTGTCCATCGAAATGGGCGACAGCCCAATCAAGAACTGGAAGGGCTCCAACAAGGATTTCGGGGCGCTCAAATCCTTTTCGGTCAACCCGGACGTGTTCACGGCCCGCGAGACGAAAAAGTACCACTGCTTTTCCTGCCCCTTGGGCTGCGGCGGAATTTGCTCCATGACGGGCAAATTCACCCATACCCACAAGCCCGAATACGAAACCGTGCTGGCCCTTGGCGGCCTTCTCATGAACGAGGACGCGGAAAGCATCTTCTATCTGAACGAGGTTTTGAACCGCGCGGGCATGGACACCATCTCCTGCGGCGGGGCTGTGGCATTCGCCATAGAATGCTTCGAGCGGGGCATCATAAACGAAAAGGACACCGACGGCCTCGTCCTGGGCTGGGGCAAGACCGAAGCCATAAAGTCCCTGGTGGAGATGATGGTGAAGCGCGAGGGCATAGGCGACCTTCTGGCCGACGGCTCAGCCGCCGCAGCCCGGAAGCTGGGCAAATGCTCCGATGACTACGCCGTCTGCGCTGGCGGCCAGGAGCTTCCCATGCATGATTCCAGGAACGATCCGGGGTTCGGCCTTGCCTATGTTGCCGAACCCGCGCCGGGCAAGCACACCATAGGTTCCTACCTCTATTATGAGATGTTCCAGCTCTGGAAGGTGATAAAGGGCCTCCCCAAGCCCTGGCTCTTCTACCCCAAGAGCTTAAAGTACCGGAGCGGCAAGGATCAGGCCGTGATGAGCAAGATGTGCTCCAGCTACATGAACGTGATCAACGGGGCGGGCGGCTGCCTTTTCGGCTCCTTTATCGGGGCCAAACGCATCCGCTTCTTTGACTGGCTGAACGCGGCCACGGGCTGGAACAAGACCCCGGAGGAATACATAGAAATAGGCGAGCGCATCCAGACCATACGCCAGGCCTTCAACGTGCGTCACAAGGTGATGCCTGCCGATGTCAAAATCAACAACCGCGCTCTCGGACGCCCGCCCCAGACTGAAGGGGCCAACGCTGGGCGCAGTGTTCCCCTGGAGACCCTTGCGTCAAACTACTGGGCCGAGTTCGGATGGGACGACCGCACGGGCATACCCACGGCGGGGACCCTCGCTCGTCTCGGCATAGAGGCCCCTTAA
- a CDS encoding glycosyltransferase family 4 protein produces MKVAYANVIEDPAKLSGVTRKVAAQYAACRKAEIDLHFHLFSYHENEGLPEGVFFHLLDLPKGKAGKLARQGRCIADTLSGYDVVILRSLARTPLYWLAFRNRRFALVTEHHTKLFDELWGAGRKLAWAVSKASSRMCMDLSEGMVCMTGEIAEDEIAHGYPKTRPVFVIPNGITVDEVKQTGFAPFDGQVVNVAFIASTLQPWHGLDRLAAGLSHYEGAVRVNLHVIGDIPPESVNLVNPRVGLRFHGVLTGKALDRVMGRMSLGVSTLALFRKNMNEACSLKTREYMARGLPFVYAYDDPDLPNDSPFCRKLENADTPVFAESLIAFAADMAEKASRTDISGAMRGFAETRMDWAPKMRRYMEAASEIAANRLAGSVKA; encoded by the coding sequence ATGAAGGTCGCCTACGCCAACGTAATCGAAGATCCCGCCAAGCTAAGCGGCGTCACCCGAAAGGTGGCGGCCCAGTACGCGGCCTGCCGCAAGGCTGAGATCGACCTTCACTTCCACCTGTTTTCCTACCATGAAAACGAGGGCCTGCCGGAAGGCGTCTTTTTCCATCTTCTCGATCTTCCAAAGGGCAAGGCCGGAAAACTCGCACGCCAGGGCAGATGCATAGCGGACACCCTCTCGGGTTACGACGTAGTGATCCTTCGCTCCCTGGCCCGCACGCCCCTTTACTGGCTGGCGTTCAGAAACCGAAGGTTCGCCCTTGTGACCGAGCATCACACCAAGCTCTTCGACGAACTCTGGGGGGCCGGAAGAAAACTGGCCTGGGCCGTATCAAAGGCAAGCTCCCGCATGTGCATGGACCTAAGCGAGGGGATGGTGTGCATGACGGGCGAAATCGCGGAAGATGAAATCGCCCACGGTTATCCGAAAACCCGCCCGGTCTTCGTGATACCCAACGGCATTACGGTGGACGAGGTGAAACAGACCGGATTTGCGCCCTTTGACGGCCAGGTTGTGAACGTGGCCTTCATAGCCAGCACCCTCCAACCCTGGCACGGCCTGGATCGCCTGGCCGCCGGGCTCTCCCATTACGAGGGCGCGGTCCGGGTCAACCTGCACGTTATCGGAGACATCCCGCCCGAAAGCGTGAATCTCGTCAATCCTCGCGTAGGCTTGCGGTTTCATGGAGTTCTCACCGGGAAAGCCCTGGACAGGGTCATGGGCCGCATGAGCCTTGGGGTAAGCACCCTGGCTCTTTTCCGCAAGAACATGAACGAGGCCTGTTCGTTAAAGACCCGTGAATACATGGCTCGTGGGCTTCCCTTTGTTTATGCCTACGACGACCCGGACCTGCCGAACGATTCCCCCTTTTGCAGAAAACTCGAAAACGCGGATACACCGGTTTTCGCCGAAAGCCTTATAGCCTTCGCCGCCGACATGGCCGAAAAGGCATCGCGCACGGACATTTCGGGAGCCATGCGGGGCTTTGCCGAAACGCGCATGGACTGGGCTCCCAAAATGCGCCGCTACATGGAGGCTGCTTCCGAAATTGCTGCAAACCGCCTTGCCGGCAGTGTAAAAGCATGA
- a CDS encoding J domain-containing protein, protein MKPPEQVLRPLAPFRPETGPRRCRSCGAVIEKSRRRYCDMDCRRRLMDKLTVTACLLRAMNTRCASFSFTGTTLVLNVVVWGQDRVFTYFWQRTPGLDPATDLISMNEHLGRAWWKEHDKRRCRVHAAQVVLERAEFQSKNLAGVLPIRKSSPRVGSRLLTVLCIDRDALSGPDPLSAVKTAFRKQALKHHPDADGDAATFRRVYDAYTELLEWVKNPVHTRRSGIPGKWSFNGEKWRTPLASHDRR, encoded by the coding sequence ATGAAACCGCCAGAACAGGTTCTGCGCCCCCTGGCGCCATTTCGGCCCGAAACCGGCCCAAGGCGGTGCCGGTCCTGCGGGGCGGTGATCGAAAAGAGCAGGCGGCGTTACTGCGACATGGACTGCCGCCGCCGCCTTATGGACAAGCTCACGGTAACAGCCTGCCTTTTAAGGGCAATGAACACTCGCTGCGCGTCCTTCTCCTTCACGGGCACGACACTTGTCTTGAACGTCGTGGTGTGGGGCCAGGACCGGGTTTTCACCTACTTCTGGCAAAGGACGCCGGGGCTTGACCCGGCCACCGACCTTATCTCCATGAACGAGCACCTTGGCCGGGCCTGGTGGAAGGAGCACGACAAACGCCGGTGCAGGGTCCACGCGGCCCAGGTGGTGCTTGAGCGGGCGGAGTTCCAGTCGAAAAACCTTGCCGGAGTCCTTCCGATAAGGAAGAGTTCCCCAAGGGTGGGATCGAGGCTCCTCACCGTGCTGTGCATAGACAGGGACGCCCTTTCAGGCCCGGACCCGCTTTCCGCAGTGAAGACGGCCTTTAGAAAGCAGGCCTTGAAGCACCACCCGGACGCCGACGGCGACGCCGCAACCTTCCGCCGGGTTTACGATGCCTACACCGAGCTTCTGGAATGGGTGAAAAACCCGGTCCACACCCGCCGTTCGGGCATCCCCGGCAAGTGGAGCTTCAACGGCGAGAAATGGCGCACCCCGCTTGCTTCGCATGATCGCAGGTAG
- a CDS encoding glycosyltransferase produces the protein MMTRVLNLITSLDVGGAEMMLLKVVSGLDRSRFDTRVVSLLPAGEVGRMMEDAGIPVESLELQRGRAAISGLGRFLRICREFRPHVMMTWLYHADLLGALSRPFFPKTALAWNLRCANMDFSRYAPLTGRVVKANALFSFIPSVVVANSSAGLLMHRQLGYRPRRTEIIENGFDTSLFRPDVEARKLARAAWGISDDAPVVGLFARFDPMKGHGDFFRAAGILSRKMPAVHFVLCGQGVTPENPEVSARIRENGLDRACVLLGPRSDMPGLYPGLDLLCSPSLGEGFPNVVGEAMSSGVPCVVTDVGDCREVVGDTGFTVPPGSPEEMADSLSRLLEMPEESRLLLGQAARKRIETRYSIASVVDRYEKLYASLAAGSAR, from the coding sequence ATGATGACAAGGGTCCTGAACCTCATCACCTCCCTTGACGTCGGGGGGGCTGAAATGATGCTCTTAAAGGTCGTTTCCGGCCTTGACCGCTCACGCTTCGACACCCGCGTGGTGAGCCTCCTGCCCGCAGGCGAGGTGGGCCGCATGATGGAAGACGCCGGAATACCCGTCGAAAGCCTGGAACTTCAGCGGGGCAGGGCTGCCATTTCCGGCCTTGGGCGGTTTCTCAGAATCTGCCGCGAGTTTCGGCCACACGTCATGATGACCTGGCTCTATCACGCCGACCTTCTTGGCGCTCTTTCCAGGCCCTTTTTCCCAAAAACCGCCCTGGCCTGGAACCTTCGGTGCGCCAACATGGATTTTTCCCGCTACGCGCCGCTCACCGGGCGGGTGGTTAAAGCCAACGCGCTTTTCTCCTTCATCCCAAGCGTGGTGGTGGCCAATTCCAGCGCGGGCCTTCTCATGCACCGTCAACTGGGCTATCGGCCAAGACGTACCGAAATCATCGAAAACGGCTTTGACACATCTCTTTTCAGGCCTGACGTTGAAGCACGAAAACTCGCCCGCGCCGCGTGGGGCATCTCTGACGACGCCCCGGTTGTCGGGCTTTTCGCAAGGTTCGACCCAATGAAGGGGCACGGGGATTTTTTCCGGGCGGCGGGAATTCTTTCTCGAAAAATGCCGGCGGTCCACTTCGTGCTCTGCGGCCAGGGGGTTACCCCGGAAAACCCGGAAGTATCCGCCCGAATCCGGGAAAACGGGCTTGACCGCGCCTGCGTGCTCCTGGGGCCGCGCTCCGACATGCCGGGCCTCTATCCTGGGCTGGACCTTCTGTGCTCGCCTTCGTTGGGGGAGGGCTTTCCCAACGTGGTGGGCGAGGCCATGAGTTCAGGCGTGCCGTGCGTTGTAACCGACGTCGGGGACTGCCGGGAGGTGGTCGGGGACACCGGCTTCACGGTCCCGCCCGGATCCCCGGAGGAAATGGCCGATAGCCTTTCGCGCCTGCTTGAAATGCCCGAAGAATCGCGCCTCCTTTTGGGGCAGGCGGCCCGGAAACGCATCGAAACAAGGTATTCCATCGCAAGTGTTGTTGACCGATATGAAAAATTGTACGCATCGCTTGCGGCAGGGTCGGCTCGTTAA
- a CDS encoding transglutaminase domain-containing protein, translating into MTAQPRSISPFKRVTGLVLILAGAGLFLLALSGRNLSLRNPEIYDLNKGTPFGVSLTYKEFLKRLPRRAGEGDENYAVQLNRLVNQAMAHYWDGPDPEKFNIVLSARENWLIWLDQSDETDPRYEFKDPYKAVERGVGFCSQESLALYGFLKMAGIEAQVIKLGGHVVVRARVNPSKWLVLDPDYGVGIPYDISEIEKKPEIIAPYYKKAGFGDGEISRLKDVYGPDKNEVWDFDIATRWRDWLFNHDARKYVEEQRRYCLIWAIPAFLAALGLFMQTGVCVLEAGCERRETAFEIAAKSIKTKVKRKRNAKF; encoded by the coding sequence ATGACCGCCCAACCGCGCTCCATAAGCCCATTCAAAAGAGTGACGGGCCTTGTGCTGATTCTCGCGGGGGCGGGCCTTTTTCTGCTTGCGCTTTCGGGCCGGAATCTCAGCCTCAGAAATCCCGAAATTTATGACTTGAACAAGGGCACGCCCTTTGGCGTGAGCCTGACCTATAAAGAATTTCTGAAACGCTTACCGAGAAGGGCAGGGGAGGGCGACGAAAATTACGCGGTCCAACTGAATCGCCTCGTGAATCAGGCAATGGCCCATTACTGGGACGGGCCGGACCCGGAAAAGTTCAACATCGTGCTCTCCGCAAGGGAAAACTGGCTCATTTGGCTCGATCAGTCTGACGAGACCGACCCAAGATACGAGTTCAAAGACCCGTACAAGGCCGTGGAAAGGGGCGTCGGGTTCTGCTCCCAGGAATCCCTCGCTCTCTATGGCTTCCTGAAAATGGCGGGAATCGAAGCCCAGGTCATAAAGCTCGGGGGCCACGTGGTGGTGAGGGCAAGGGTTAACCCATCGAAATGGCTGGTGCTGGACCCCGATTACGGGGTCGGAATTCCTTACGACATTTCCGAGATCGAAAAAAAACCGGAAATCATCGCACCATATTATAAAAAGGCTGGTTTCGGGGACGGCGAGATAAGCCGCCTGAAAGATGTTTACGGACCGGATAAGAATGAGGTATGGGATTTCGATATCGCTACCCGGTGGCGAGACTGGCTATTCAACCATGACGCCAGAAAGTATGTCGAGGAGCAAAGGCGGTATTGTCTGATCTGGGCCATTCCCGCATTCTTGGCGGCCCTGGGGCTTTTCATGCAGACCGGTGTGTGTGTTCTGGAGGCTGGCTGCGAAAGGCGGGAAACGGCTTTTGAAATTGCGGCGAAATCCATAAAAACCAAAGTCAAACGGAAGCGAAATGCAAAATTTTGA
- a CDS encoding NAD(P)-dependent alcohol dehydrogenase, which translates to MKAVVQDKYGPPAEVLRIREIDRPVAGDGEVLVRVRAASVNPDVWHAVTGRPWVLRLMGGGVLRPKNPVPGIDMAGVVESVGKGVDRFGLGDEIFGETSMEFQWKNGGAYAEYVSVPQDALAKKPEGITFEQAASVPTSGYIAFLNLLMGGPVRPGQSVLVNGAGGGVGSIALQLAKAWGARVTGVDKGEKLSMIRSLGADRVIDYNREDFTQSGERFDIILDVASNLTLKACKRALKPAGKYIFIGHDHYGKATGRVFGSVPRAFKLLFLSRFDRHLPDFRAPMPGKGEAMAHLAKLLEEGKLTPVIDRTFTLDRVPEALLHLQEGRAMGKIVITP; encoded by the coding sequence ATGAAGGCTGTTGTTCAGGACAAGTACGGCCCGCCAGCCGAGGTTCTGCGCATCCGGGAGATCGACAGGCCGGTCGCGGGGGATGGCGAGGTCTTGGTGCGGGTTCGCGCCGCTTCGGTAAATCCTGACGTGTGGCACGCGGTGACCGGCAGGCCCTGGGTCCTTCGCCTCATGGGCGGAGGGGTGCTTCGGCCCAAAAATCCGGTCCCGGGAATCGACATGGCCGGGGTTGTGGAGTCTGTGGGTAAAGGTGTCGACCGGTTCGGGTTGGGCGACGAGATTTTTGGCGAGACCAGCATGGAGTTCCAGTGGAAAAACGGCGGAGCCTATGCCGAGTACGTGTCCGTTCCCCAGGACGCCCTGGCGAAAAAGCCTGAAGGCATAACCTTTGAACAGGCCGCATCCGTTCCGACTTCCGGCTACATCGCCTTTTTGAACCTCCTTATGGGCGGGCCGGTCCGGCCGGGGCAGAGCGTCTTGGTCAACGGTGCGGGCGGCGGCGTGGGCTCCATTGCCCTGCAACTTGCCAAGGCTTGGGGAGCGCGGGTGACCGGGGTGGATAAGGGCGAAAAACTTTCGATGATCCGCTCTCTCGGCGCAGACCGCGTCATTGATTACAACAGGGAGGACTTCACCCAAAGCGGTGAGCGCTTCGACATCATATTAGACGTGGCCTCCAACCTGACGCTTAAAGCCTGCAAACGCGCTCTGAAACCCGCCGGGAAATACATCTTCATAGGCCACGATCATTACGGCAAGGCGACCGGCCGTGTTTTTGGAAGCGTGCCAAGGGCCTTCAAACTCCTTTTCCTTTCGCGGTTCGACCGCCACCTGCCGGACTTTCGCGCTCCCATGCCCGGCAAGGGGGAGGCGATGGCCCATCTTGCGAAGCTCCTTGAAGAAGGAAAGCTCACCCCCGTCATCGACCGCACCTTTACCCTTGACCGGGTCCCGGAAGCCTTGCTCCATCTGCAAGAAGGCCGCGCCATGGGAAAAATCGTCATCACGCCGTAA
- a CDS encoding glycosyltransferase: MSEKRVLVLSFSHLDRDPRVHRQLSWLSGKYRVTAAGFSPPTVKGVDFIRLPNLARSRAGRVLSAVKLKARMYESFYWTHPLVMAALEDLEGLPADLVIGNDAWMLPIAARLAKTGGAAFFYDAHEFSPREYDDKFSFRFFWAGFWDYICRAYLPRAQAMTTVCRGLAKEYEKNYGVKCGIITNAPFFADLSPSKPVDGRVRMVHHGSADKERRLHNMISLIGLLDERFSLDFFLVGMESDYGAELRKMARNNPRISFLPPVPLEKIVSTINPYDVGLYLLYPAGFNAKMALPNKVFEFIQARLALAVWPAPEMGGLVEEHRNGVVSGDFSVESMATALNGLSAEDIATFKSRSHEAAPLVAGERNQELFLSTIRKLLG, encoded by the coding sequence ATGAGCGAAAAAAGGGTCCTGGTGCTCTCCTTTTCCCACCTTGACCGGGACCCCCGCGTCCACCGTCAGCTTTCGTGGCTTTCGGGCAAATACCGGGTGACTGCGGCTGGTTTTTCGCCGCCCACGGTAAAGGGAGTGGACTTTATCAGGCTTCCCAACCTTGCAAGAAGCCGGGCCGGGCGGGTGCTCTCCGCAGTAAAGCTCAAGGCCCGCATGTACGAGTCCTTTTACTGGACGCATCCCCTTGTGATGGCGGCCCTTGAAGACCTGGAAGGCCTTCCGGCGGACCTCGTCATCGGCAACGACGCCTGGATGCTGCCCATTGCCGCCCGCCTCGCAAAAACCGGCGGGGCAGCTTTTTTTTACGACGCCCACGAATTCAGCCCCCGCGAGTACGACGACAAGTTTTCGTTCCGCTTCTTCTGGGCCGGTTTCTGGGATTACATCTGCCGCGCTTACCTTCCGCGCGCCCAGGCAATGACCACGGTGTGCCGGGGTTTGGCCAAGGAATACGAGAAAAATTACGGCGTGAAATGCGGGATCATCACCAACGCCCCTTTTTTCGCCGATCTTTCACCGTCGAAACCCGTTGACGGGCGCGTCCGTATGGTCCACCACGGCTCGGCTGACAAGGAGCGCAGGCTTCACAACATGATCAGCCTGATTGGCCTTCTGGATGAAAGATTCAGCCTGGATTTTTTTCTCGTGGGCATGGAAAGCGATTACGGGGCTGAACTTCGCAAGATGGCCCGCAATAATCCCCGCATCTCGTTTTTGCCCCCGGTCCCCTTGGAAAAGATCGTTTCAACCATAAACCCTTACGACGTGGGTCTTTATTTGTTGTATCCGGCGGGCTTTAATGCGAAAATGGCCCTGCCCAACAAGGTGTTCGAGTTCATCCAGGCGCGACTTGCCCTTGCGGTGTGGCCAGCGCCGGAGATGGGCGGGCTTGTTGAGGAGCACCGGAACGGCGTGGTCTCCGGCGATTTTTCGGTTGAATCAATGGCGACGGCCCTAAACGGGCTGTCAGCCGAAGACATAGCAACCTTCAAAAGCCGTTCCCACGAAGCGGCCCCCCTGGTTGCCGGCGAAAGGAACCAGGAACTGTTCCTTTCCACGATCCGAAAACTTCTTGGGTGA